The region CTTCTGCAACGAAAGGTGATCTGCAGCTCCTGGTGGCTGGTGAAACCCTGCGGTTACTTCCAGAAAAAGCCATCTATTGGGAGCGATGCTCGACATTACTGGTCGCTGATACCCACTGGGGCAAGGCAGCCAGTTTTCGGGCTGCCTCGATTCCCATCCCCCAGGGAACGACTCAGGCCGATCTGGAACGACTGAGCCAGGTCATCGAGCGAACTCACGCCACTCGCCTGATCGTGCTGGGCGACTTATTGCACAGCCGCGAGGGAAGATCGGCGGCGACATTCGAGAAAGTCACGCAGTGGCGCCGAAGACACGAAAATCTCCGCATCGAACTCATTCAGGGGAACCATGACCTGCAGGCGGGATTGCCACTGGCTGACTGGAAGATCGTTGTCGCACGTCCTCCCGTTATCGAATTGCCTTTTGTCTGGCAGCATGAGCCAATGCCTCACGCTGAGGGGTTTGTTCTGGCGGGGCATATTCATCCTTCAATTGTACTGAAGGGTCTGGCCCGGCAAACACTGCGGCTGCCGTGCTTTCATCTGCAGCAGAACCAGTTAACGCTCCCGGCCTTCAGCAGTTTCGCTGGTGGGTACAACATTAAGCCTGGCCGGGGAGATCGGATCTTTCCCGTGGCTGACACAGGCGTTGTCGAAATTCCTTGCAATTGATTGTCAGGCTGAATTTTCCAAGCCACACTTGTGCCATGCTTGCGGCTCGGAGCTGTCTATTACACACATCTTTTGCCGAAAGGCGTTTTGACGTGTGGCTGGGGTCAAACGTCTTCGTTTGCCCCCAGTTCTTTGGACTCTGATCGTTTTTGACGAACTGCATGAAAAGTCATGAATCTATGTGTCGGATGCATTTGCGCTGGGGAACTTTGTTGACCAGGGGGCGGATGAAGACATCCGACCCCTGCCACCCGGGCAAGAACCACGCCCTTCCGCACGGTCTTGATTTTGTGGGCTCCTGGGTCGTGCTACCCATGGGTGGGTGAAAAGTTGCGTGTCATAGACAGCAGCTCGGAGCAAGCATGCTTGGTAGACTTCCTGCACTATTGGTTTCTGGGAATGGCGATCATCCAAAAGCCAACGAAAAAGTCCGACCTCAACATTCAGA is a window of Planctopirus limnophila DSM 3776 DNA encoding:
- the pdeM gene encoding ligase-associated DNA damage response endonuclease PdeM encodes the protein METLAEPTSATKGDLQLLVAGETLRLLPEKAIYWERCSTLLVADTHWGKAASFRAASIPIPQGTTQADLERLSQVIERTHATRLIVLGDLLHSREGRSAATFEKVTQWRRRHENLRIELIQGNHDLQAGLPLADWKIVVARPPVIELPFVWQHEPMPHAEGFVLAGHIHPSIVLKGLARQTLRLPCFHLQQNQLTLPAFSSFAGGYNIKPGRGDRIFPVADTGVVEIPCN